Proteins from a genomic interval of Nocardioides jishulii:
- a CDS encoding MarR family winged helix-turn-helix transcriptional regulator, whose protein sequence is MPAGSELELLRYVVLALERQGSRQLNSMLNELELTASQAEVLRVIETFGPMSVKEVGEVLVCESGSPSRLVAALVSGGIVRREVNPEDRRETLLSLTPAGRLLAAEVRRVEAAYVQSLSADVDAGEIAQATRVLAKLVTDERLHHALERRFSNTWTA, encoded by the coding sequence ATGCCTGCCGGATCTGAGCTGGAGCTCCTGCGCTACGTGGTCCTCGCACTCGAGCGTCAGGGCTCGCGCCAGCTGAACAGCATGCTGAACGAGCTCGAGCTGACAGCGTCGCAGGCAGAGGTGCTGCGCGTCATCGAGACCTTCGGGCCGATGTCGGTGAAGGAGGTCGGCGAGGTACTGGTGTGTGAGTCCGGTAGCCCGAGTCGACTGGTCGCTGCGCTCGTGTCCGGCGGGATCGTCCGGCGTGAGGTGAATCCGGAGGACCGCCGCGAGACGCTCCTCTCGCTCACACCTGCTGGAAGACTCCTCGCAGCCGAGGTCCGCCGGGTCGAGGCAGCGTACGTCCAGTCACTCAGCGCCGACGTCGATGCCGGTGAGATCGCCCAGGCGACGCGCGTCCTGGCGAAGTTGGTCACCGACGAGCGTCTTCATCACGCGCTCGAGCGCCGCTTCTCGAACACCTGGACCGCCTGA
- a CDS encoding YgaP family membrane protein — protein MNIDRAVLLLAGTIVLVSVLLAVTISTWWLLLTTFVGLNLTQSSITGFCPAAVLLRRAGVAEGCAFK, from the coding sequence GTGAACATCGACCGCGCCGTCCTCCTGCTCGCCGGGACGATCGTGCTGGTCAGCGTCCTGCTGGCCGTGACCATCTCGACGTGGTGGCTGCTGCTCACCACCTTCGTGGGCCTCAACCTGACGCAGTCCAGCATCACCGGGTTCTGTCCGGCAGCTGTCCTGCTGCGGCGGGCCGGCGTCGCTGAGGGCTGCGCCTTCAAGTGA
- a CDS encoding lysophospholipid acyltransferase family protein, whose amino-acid sequence MSAQHATVRSLSRPMIHRAVLNHLDFVTGLENLPSSGPVVIVANHASYADHFVTLTLVNALRQGRIWYPTKAESFEGAVSRLWHNSWHCYPVNREAPSEEIFARAKEILDRDEVLGLYPEGTRGPGDELLPFKTGPFRMALASGAPVIPIGLHNLANVLPKGSRRLTDEMGAVAIGPALQVPPGLDGWEAVQHMRDVAREAVGRLVMKASAPDEEAREHSARTIVGLIERSIAANLTDQGTLDVQTTRAMRLLSGLGLRTLPDDAELRVQAVRVEGLAALNRGRALRPLRIAKVNRKATRLADAHPDNPLAAYVAGRTNAALPAALGGSTVRARALYRRSAQLDGAYASKAHVGLAETHMRDGRSEQALAALDLAAASVHADDPRAPLRLAKIERLRDLNSTR is encoded by the coding sequence ATGAGCGCGCAGCACGCGACGGTGCGGTCCCTGAGCCGGCCGATGATCCACCGGGCCGTCCTGAACCATCTCGACTTCGTCACGGGGCTGGAGAACCTGCCCAGCTCAGGTCCCGTGGTCATCGTCGCCAACCACGCCAGCTACGCGGACCACTTCGTCACGCTCACTCTGGTGAACGCCCTGCGGCAGGGCCGTATCTGGTACCCCACGAAGGCCGAGTCCTTCGAGGGGGCCGTGAGTCGTCTGTGGCACAACTCCTGGCACTGCTACCCGGTCAACCGGGAGGCGCCGAGCGAGGAGATCTTCGCCAGGGCGAAGGAGATCCTGGACCGTGATGAGGTCCTCGGGCTGTACCCGGAAGGGACGCGAGGGCCGGGGGACGAGCTCCTTCCCTTCAAGACAGGCCCCTTCCGAATGGCCCTCGCCTCGGGTGCGCCCGTCATCCCCATCGGGCTCCACAACCTGGCGAACGTCCTCCCCAAGGGCAGCAGGCGCCTCACGGACGAGATGGGCGCAGTAGCCATCGGGCCGGCGCTGCAGGTGCCTCCGGGCCTGGATGGTTGGGAGGCCGTGCAGCACATGCGCGACGTGGCGAGGGAGGCGGTCGGGCGGCTGGTCATGAAGGCCTCGGCGCCCGACGAGGAAGCCCGCGAGCACAGCGCCCGCACCATCGTCGGGCTCATCGAGCGCTCCATCGCCGCCAACCTGACCGACCAGGGCACTCTGGACGTGCAGACCACGAGGGCCATGCGTCTCCTCTCCGGCCTCGGACTGCGCACCCTGCCCGACGACGCGGAGCTCCGCGTGCAAGCCGTGCGCGTGGAGGGGCTGGCAGCACTGAACCGAGGCAGGGCGCTGAGGCCCCTCAGGATCGCGAAGGTCAACCGCAAGGCGACCCGACTCGCCGACGCCCATCCCGACAATCCGTTGGCGGCCTACGTCGCCGGTCGCACGAATGCCGCGCTGCCGGCTGCGCTCGGCGGATCGACGGTGCGCGCGCGGGCTCTCTACCGGCGTTCTGCCCAGCTCGACGGGGCGTACGCGTCGAAGGCGCACGTGGGGCTTGCCGAGACACACATGAGGGACGGTCGGAGTGAGCAGGCGCTCGCCGCACTGGATCTCGCCGCAGCCAGCGTGCATGCCGATGACCCCAGGGCCCCCCTTCGCCTGGCGAAGATCGAACGCCTGCGCGACCTCAACTCGACCCGCTGA
- a CDS encoding phosphoketolase, translating into MGGRNVTTSTVGGKPLGRTELRRIDAWWRAANYLSVGQIYLMGNPLLREPLRPEHVKPRLLGHWGTTPGLNFVYAHLNRAIVARDLDMIYVMGPGHGGPGPVASGWLEGTYSEVYPDVSQDLAGMRRLFRQFSFPGGIPSHVAPETPGSIHEGGELGYSLSHAYGASFDNPDLVVAAVVGDGEAETGPLAASWHSNKFVDPRRDGAVLPILHLNGYKIANPTVLARISPDELDALMRGYGHAPYVVEGSDPDEMHQAFAATLDHCLDEIGDIQHEARTARRQPVARRPWPMIVLRSPKGWTGPEEIDGHRVEGSWRSHQVPFANAREDDAHRAVLEEWMRSYKPEELFTDDGAPVPDIAALHPVGERRMSANPHANGGRLLHGLDMPNFRDHAVEVESPGTGAVEATRVLGGFLRDVMAANMDRFRLFSPDENNSNRLQDVLDVTERTWNAETLPDDDHLAVDGRVMEILSEHTCEGWLEGYLLTGRHGLFSCYEAFIHVVDSMFNQHAKWLKATNEIGWRRPIASLNYLLTSHVWRQDHNGFSHQDPGFVDHVVNKTADVIRIYLPPDANTLLSVADHCLRSRQYVNVVVAGKQPALQYLTMDEAVVHCAKGIGIWEWASTHPDREPDVVIGCAGDVPTMEALAAVDLLREFFPDLAIRFVNVVDLMRLQDEREHPHGLSHADFDALFTRDKPVVFAYHGYPVLIHRLTYRRHNHANIHVRGYKEEGTTTTPFDMTVLNQLDRFDLAMDVIERVPHLETVGGAVRGLLQDKLVEHRMYVRAHGEDMPEVRDWQWQRGGGPEVVTADPEQNAPEG; encoded by the coding sequence ATGGGTGGACGCAACGTCACGACCAGCACTGTGGGTGGAAAGCCTCTGGGCAGGACGGAGCTGCGCCGCATCGACGCGTGGTGGCGCGCGGCGAACTACCTGTCGGTGGGTCAGATCTACCTGATGGGCAACCCGCTGCTGCGCGAGCCCCTGCGGCCCGAGCACGTCAAGCCGCGCCTGTTGGGTCACTGGGGGACCACCCCCGGCCTCAACTTCGTCTACGCCCACCTCAACCGCGCCATCGTGGCGCGCGACCTCGACATGATCTACGTGATGGGTCCGGGCCACGGCGGGCCAGGCCCGGTGGCCTCGGGGTGGTTGGAAGGGACCTACAGCGAGGTCTACCCGGACGTCAGCCAGGACCTGGCCGGGATGCGTCGCCTCTTCCGACAGTTCTCCTTCCCCGGAGGGATCCCCAGCCATGTGGCTCCCGAGACTCCCGGCTCCATCCATGAGGGAGGAGAGCTGGGCTACTCGCTCTCGCACGCCTACGGGGCATCGTTCGACAACCCCGACCTCGTGGTCGCTGCCGTCGTGGGGGACGGGGAGGCCGAGACCGGACCCCTGGCCGCGAGCTGGCACTCCAACAAGTTCGTCGATCCTCGTCGCGACGGTGCCGTCCTCCCGATCCTCCACCTGAACGGCTACAAGATCGCCAACCCCACCGTGCTGGCGCGCATCTCGCCGGACGAGCTCGACGCGCTGATGCGGGGGTACGGACACGCGCCGTACGTCGTGGAGGGGTCCGACCCGGACGAGATGCACCAAGCCTTCGCCGCCACCTTGGACCACTGCCTGGACGAGATCGGCGACATCCAGCACGAGGCCCGCACCGCGCGTCGTCAGCCCGTCGCCAGACGCCCGTGGCCGATGATCGTGCTGCGTTCCCCGAAGGGATGGACCGGTCCGGAGGAGATCGACGGCCACCGCGTCGAAGGCTCCTGGCGGTCGCACCAGGTGCCGTTCGCCAACGCCCGGGAGGACGACGCGCACCGCGCCGTCCTCGAGGAGTGGATGCGCAGCTACAAGCCCGAGGAGCTGTTCACCGACGACGGGGCACCGGTCCCCGACATCGCCGCGCTGCACCCGGTGGGCGAACGACGGATGAGCGCCAACCCCCACGCGAACGGAGGCCGGCTGCTGCACGGTCTGGACATGCCCAACTTCCGTGACCATGCGGTGGAGGTGGAGTCGCCCGGGACCGGAGCGGTGGAGGCCACCCGGGTGCTGGGCGGGTTCCTGCGAGACGTGATGGCGGCCAACATGGACCGCTTCCGACTCTTCTCACCCGACGAGAACAACTCCAACCGGCTCCAGGACGTCCTCGACGTCACCGAGCGCACCTGGAACGCCGAGACCCTGCCGGACGACGACCACCTGGCCGTCGACGGGCGGGTGATGGAGATCCTCTCCGAGCACACCTGCGAGGGCTGGTTGGAGGGCTACCTGCTGACTGGCCGGCACGGGCTCTTCTCCTGCTACGAGGCCTTCATCCACGTCGTCGACTCGATGTTCAACCAGCACGCGAAGTGGCTGAAGGCCACGAACGAGATCGGGTGGAGGCGGCCGATCGCGTCGCTGAACTACCTGCTCACCTCGCACGTGTGGCGCCAGGACCACAACGGTTTCTCGCACCAGGACCCGGGCTTCGTCGACCACGTCGTCAACAAGACGGCTGACGTCATCCGCATCTACCTCCCGCCGGACGCCAACACGCTGCTCTCGGTGGCCGACCACTGCCTGCGCAGCCGCCAGTACGTGAACGTGGTGGTGGCTGGCAAGCAGCCCGCGTTGCAGTACCTCACGATGGACGAGGCGGTCGTCCACTGCGCCAAGGGCATCGGAATCTGGGAGTGGGCCAGTACCCACCCGGACCGGGAGCCCGACGTGGTGATCGGCTGTGCGGGAGACGTCCCGACGATGGAGGCCCTGGCAGCGGTGGACCTGCTGCGCGAGTTCTTCCCCGACCTCGCCATCCGCTTCGTCAACGTGGTCGACCTGATGCGGCTCCAGGACGAGAGGGAGCACCCCCACGGCCTTTCCCACGCCGATTTCGACGCGCTCTTCACCCGCGACAAGCCGGTCGTCTTCGCCTACCACGGCTACCCGGTGCTCATCCATCGGCTGACCTACCGGCGGCACAACCACGCCAACATCCACGTCCGCGGCTACAAGGAGGAGGGCACCACCACCACGCCGTTCGACATGACGGTGCTCAACCAGCTGGACCGCTTCGACCTGGCGATGGACGTGATCGAACGTGTTCCCCATCTGGAGACGGTCGGTGGGGCCGTCAGGGGACTGTTGCAGGACAAGCTCGTCGAGCACCGAATGTACGTCCGTGCCCACGGGGAGGACATGCCGGAGGTCAGGGACTGGCAGTGGCAACGGGGTGGGGGACCGGAAGTGGTGACGGCGGACCCTGAGCAGAACGCGCCGGAGGGCTGA
- a CDS encoding MMPL family transporter yields MITRLSVERPRTTIAVWLLLAAVAALLALQLGPHLKAGGFKDPEGNAFRGQAVAQEAFGDAANSLQVVLASPEPITDETLDRVAEAAATGAGVSGTSDYRDNPSLISSGRRTAVVNVDYDTTDTATQNEVAKLRATVREAVEETQVRSSVTGAPALDYDLNAQSKADALAAEMIAFPLLILVLLFVYRAVVPTLITLAMAGISIVGAHGVGYLFAREVDMSNLFTTGVSLIGLAVSIDYSLFVVKRYEEYLGAGIDPKAAILNAVATAGHAVRFGGLAVIAALAALYIPGNMVFSSIATAGIVVTAIAIAITTTMLPAVLSVLGRRAFKGRLPGYGKASVPRARTRLAHARPGLTAGVLAGALVLAAVPMVLIKLQVPVASAEILPATADSRKGLEMMGRDLDPASMFPIQVVLQGEPGGTPEALLSAGREIETSAQRSPLVQSVLGLASASVPQGRAADALGAGSEVAVRGTTLAVERGGAHFVRMMVISRTPPDTEQSHALVEDLREAAAASGFTSYVTGATSQGDDFDALVESSIPVILVAVLLLSLVLLGFAFRSALLPVVALGLNALVVLAALGLLTLVWQEVVGEPINSVTPILMFAIIFGLSMDYMVLMASRMKEEYVLGASHPLAIARGSERTSRLVSAAALIMIAVFMSFMVAEVSIVRQLGLGLAMAVVLDAGVVRPFLMPSTLFLLGPAVWGARRTSGRHAPKNEPGEVPDASGSTKAQQGVGHPEVASVGGD; encoded by the coding sequence ATGATCACCCGCCTGTCGGTCGAACGGCCGAGAACCACCATCGCCGTGTGGCTGCTCCTTGCCGCCGTGGCTGCCCTCCTTGCGCTGCAGCTCGGCCCTCACCTCAAGGCCGGCGGTTTCAAGGACCCGGAGGGCAACGCGTTCCGCGGGCAGGCGGTCGCCCAGGAGGCGTTCGGCGACGCGGCGAACAGCCTCCAGGTGGTGCTCGCCTCACCCGAGCCCATCACCGACGAGACCCTCGACCGGGTGGCGGAGGCTGCGGCGACAGGGGCCGGGGTCTCGGGCACCAGTGACTACCGGGACAACCCCAGCCTCATCTCTTCCGGTCGTCGTACAGCCGTGGTCAACGTCGACTACGACACCACTGACACGGCCACACAGAACGAGGTGGCGAAGCTGCGTGCCACCGTCCGTGAGGCTGTTGAGGAGACCCAGGTCCGCTCCTCCGTGACCGGAGCCCCTGCGCTCGACTACGACCTGAACGCACAGTCCAAGGCCGATGCGCTCGCCGCCGAGATGATCGCCTTCCCGCTGCTCATCCTTGTCCTGCTGTTCGTGTATCGAGCGGTGGTTCCCACACTGATCACCCTCGCGATGGCAGGAATTTCGATCGTCGGAGCGCACGGCGTGGGATACCTGTTCGCACGCGAGGTCGACATGTCCAACCTCTTCACCACCGGCGTCTCACTGATCGGCCTTGCAGTCTCCATCGACTACTCCCTCTTCGTGGTGAAGCGCTACGAGGAGTACCTGGGCGCCGGCATCGACCCCAAGGCAGCGATCCTCAACGCCGTCGCGACGGCCGGCCACGCTGTGAGGTTCGGCGGCCTGGCCGTGATCGCGGCGCTGGCGGCGCTGTACATCCCCGGCAACATGGTCTTCTCCAGCATTGCCACGGCAGGCATCGTGGTGACGGCGATCGCGATCGCCATCACCACGACCATGCTTCCGGCGGTGCTGTCGGTGCTCGGCCGCCGGGCCTTCAAGGGCAGGCTTCCCGGGTATGGCAAGGCGTCTGTCCCGCGGGCGCGCACTCGCCTGGCCCACGCGCGCCCGGGTCTCACGGCAGGCGTGCTCGCCGGAGCACTGGTACTGGCAGCAGTGCCGATGGTGCTCATCAAGCTCCAGGTGCCCGTGGCCAGCGCGGAGATCCTGCCGGCCACCGCGGACTCCCGGAAAGGCCTCGAGATGATGGGCCGGGACCTCGATCCTGCCTCGATGTTCCCGATCCAGGTGGTTCTGCAAGGAGAGCCGGGGGGCACCCCTGAGGCGTTGCTCAGCGCCGGACGAGAGATCGAGACCTCGGCCCAGCGTTCTCCGCTGGTGCAGTCGGTCCTGGGCCTGGCCTCGGCCAGCGTGCCGCAGGGCCGCGCGGCCGATGCGCTCGGCGCAGGGAGTGAGGTGGCTGTACGCGGGACAACCCTGGCTGTGGAGCGTGGAGGTGCGCACTTCGTGAGGATGATGGTCATCTCCAGGACGCCGCCGGACACCGAGCAGTCGCACGCCCTGGTGGAGGATCTCCGTGAAGCGGCTGCCGCGTCGGGATTCACCTCGTACGTCACCGGGGCCACCTCGCAGGGTGACGACTTCGACGCCCTGGTGGAGTCGTCGATCCCGGTCATCCTGGTGGCGGTCCTTCTCCTGAGCCTGGTGCTGCTCGGGTTCGCGTTCAGGTCCGCACTCCTGCCGGTCGTGGCGCTGGGGCTCAACGCCCTGGTTGTCCTCGCCGCACTCGGTCTCCTGACCCTGGTGTGGCAGGAAGTGGTCGGTGAACCCATCAACAGCGTGACGCCCATCCTGATGTTCGCGATCATCTTCGGGCTCAGCATGGATTACATGGTGCTCATGGCTTCCCGGATGAAGGAGGAGTACGTCCTGGGCGCCAGCCATCCTCTGGCGATCGCTCGGGGTTCCGAGCGCACGTCACGGCTGGTGAGCGCGGCGGCTCTCATCATGATCGCGGTGTTCATGTCGTTCATGGTGGCCGAGGTCAGCATCGTCAGGCAGTTGGGGCTGGGGCTCGCCATGGCCGTCGTGCTCGACGCCGGCGTCGTGAGGCCATTCCTGATGCCGTCGACCCTGTTCCTCCTCGGTCCTGCCGTGTGGGGCGCGCGGCGGACGTCGGGCAGGCACGCACCGAAGAACGAGCCGGGCGAGGTCCCCGACGCCAGTGGGAGCACGAAGGCCCAGCAGGGGGTCGGCCATCCCGAGGTGGCATCCGTGGGTGGTGACTAG
- a CDS encoding 3,4-dihydroxy-2-butanone-4-phosphate synthase, giving the protein MSRHINYGGSRQLIRFDILGDFMTTDLKTPERVRAESELAPIEDVIREIGAGRMVVLVDDEDRENEGDLVMAAECVTPEAVNFMITHGKGLLCLPMTAERARELDLPPMVTKNEDDFGTAFTVSIDATCDHGVTTGISARDRATTIVLAATTATSSDLNRPGHVFPPDRAPCRHAGPDRTHRGSG; this is encoded by the coding sequence ATGTCACGACATATCAATTATGGCGGCTCGCGTCAGCTGATCCGCTTCGACATCTTGGGGGATTTCATGACCACTGACCTGAAGACACCCGAGCGGGTTCGCGCCGAGAGCGAGCTCGCCCCGATCGAGGACGTCATCCGGGAGATTGGCGCTGGCCGGATGGTCGTCCTCGTCGACGACGAGGACCGCGAGAACGAGGGGGACCTCGTGATGGCGGCGGAGTGCGTGACTCCCGAAGCCGTGAACTTCATGATCACGCACGGCAAGGGCTTGCTCTGCCTGCCGATGACGGCGGAGAGGGCACGGGAGCTCGACCTCCCGCCGATGGTCACCAAGAACGAGGACGACTTCGGCACGGCTTTCACGGTCAGCATCGATGCCACCTGCGACCACGGGGTCACCACGGGCATCTCGGCACGCGACCGCGCGACCACCATCGTGCTGGCGGCGACCACTGCCACCAGCTCGGACCTGAACCGGCCAGGTCACGTCTTCCCCCCTGATCGCGCACCCTGCCGGCACGCTGGGCCGGACCGGACACACCGAGGCAGCGGTTGA
- a CDS encoding SRPBCC family protein: protein MTSHVSTLLIPAPAARVVQLLASPGDLAAWNPALTRTSGSPGVIADAGDSFDVTMLRVLRGTLEYVIVSPELVRMHITVPGLSEDGAWSLSSVDGGTLVEHRILQRGRLARHLAGEAPRVPALRLGRLRDRLRDPATQ, encoded by the coding sequence ATGACGAGCCACGTCAGCACTCTCCTCATCCCGGCGCCAGCTGCCCGCGTGGTCCAGCTGTTGGCGAGCCCGGGCGACTTGGCCGCCTGGAATCCCGCGCTCACCCGGACCTCGGGCAGCCCTGGCGTCATCGCCGACGCAGGCGACTCGTTCGACGTCACGATGCTCCGAGTCCTGCGAGGCACTTTGGAGTACGTGATCGTGTCCCCGGAGCTCGTCCGCATGCACATCACGGTTCCCGGCCTGAGTGAGGACGGGGCGTGGAGCCTGTCGTCGGTCGACGGCGGAACACTGGTCGAGCACCGCATCCTCCAGCGTGGGCGACTGGCGAGACATCTCGCGGGGGAAGCCCCCCGGGTGCCGGCGCTGCGCCTGGGGCGCCTGCGCGACCGCCTTCGCGATCCCGCGACCCAGTGA
- a CDS encoding 3,4-dihydroxy-2-butanone-4-phosphate synthase, which translates to MGRTGHTEAAVDLAVLAGLAPMGAIVEIVGDDGEMLRLPQLLPWAARHGFLVSTIERLRAHRLNMAVSA; encoded by the coding sequence CTGGGCCGGACCGGACACACCGAGGCAGCGGTTGACCTCGCTGTCCTCGCCGGTCTCGCTCCCATGGGCGCGATCGTCGAGATCGTGGGTGACGACGGGGAGATGCTGCGTCTTCCGCAGCTCCTCCCGTGGGCTGCCCGACACGGCTTCCTGGTCTCGACGATTGAGCGGCTCCGTGCGCACCGGCTCAACATGGCGGTCTCGGCATGA
- a CDS encoding acetate/propionate family kinase, producing the protein MRVLVVNAGSSTLKLSLREGDTEVADTTIERWEGDGHDDPIRDFVEQHPAPEVTGHRVVHGGPRFTEPVLVDDEVLDYLDSITNLAPLHNPRATAAIREVAKLLPGTPAVACFDTAFHATLPPSASTYALPKEWNERWQLRRYGFHGLSHAYAVRRAAQMLGRDLREMRVVSCHLGAGASLAAVRGGRSVDTTMGFTPLAGLVMVTRSGSVDPGMVLWLIQNGGLAPEHLRDVLEHHSGMRGLSGTSGDLRDVLAARGEGDPDAALAYDVFVHHVRREVGAMAASTQGLDLLVVTGGIGEHSSQLRRDMASGLGYLGISIDEAANEAARGDTDISAPGAVVRTVVVEASEGTEIARQAVQVFEKRRSSA; encoded by the coding sequence ATGCGGGTCCTGGTCGTCAACGCAGGCTCGAGCACGTTGAAGCTCTCCCTGCGAGAGGGTGACACCGAGGTCGCCGACACCACCATCGAGCGGTGGGAGGGGGACGGTCACGACGACCCGATTCGTGACTTCGTGGAGCAGCATCCGGCGCCCGAGGTCACGGGCCACCGAGTCGTGCACGGCGGCCCGCGCTTCACCGAGCCGGTGCTGGTCGACGACGAGGTGCTCGACTACCTCGACTCGATCACCAACCTGGCGCCCTTGCACAACCCTCGGGCCACCGCCGCGATCCGCGAGGTCGCGAAGCTGCTGCCGGGCACCCCTGCGGTCGCCTGCTTCGACACCGCCTTCCACGCGACCCTGCCCCCGTCCGCGAGCACGTACGCGCTGCCCAAGGAGTGGAACGAACGCTGGCAGCTCCGGCGCTACGGGTTCCACGGCCTCAGCCACGCGTACGCCGTCCGCCGAGCAGCACAGATGCTCGGGCGAGACCTTCGCGAGATGCGTGTCGTCTCCTGCCACCTCGGCGCCGGTGCCTCCTTGGCCGCGGTCCGCGGGGGACGATCGGTGGACACCACCATGGGCTTCACCCCGCTGGCGGGTCTGGTGATGGTCACGCGTTCCGGGTCCGTGGATCCGGGAATGGTGCTGTGGCTCATCCAGAACGGCGGGCTGGCGCCCGAGCACCTGCGCGACGTCCTGGAGCACCACTCCGGGATGCGCGGACTCTCCGGGACCAGCGGTGACCTCCGAGACGTTCTCGCGGCCCGCGGCGAGGGCGACCCGGACGCAGCGCTGGCGTACGACGTCTTCGTCCACCATGTCCGCCGCGAGGTCGGCGCGATGGCAGCCAGCACCCAGGGGCTCGACCTCCTGGTGGTGACTGGGGGGATCGGGGAGCACTCCAGCCAGCTGCGGCGTGACATGGCCAGCGGGCTGGGCTACTTGGGGATCTCCATCGACGAGGCGGCCAACGAGGCCGCTCGGGGCGACACCGACATCAGTGCCCCCGGCGCAGTGGTGCGCACCGTGGTGGTGGAGGCGTCCGAGGGAACCGAGATCGCGCGTCAGGCGGTCCAGGTGTTCGAGAAGCGGCGCTCGAGCGCGTGA